One Palaemon carinicauda isolate YSFRI2023 chromosome 5, ASM3689809v2, whole genome shotgun sequence DNA window includes the following coding sequences:
- the LOC137641314 gene encoding uncharacterized protein isoform X2, with protein MEIETTDDAARFLSRDNWRSKLFTIKKSELLVVSDYLELDFTLSSTNDDIRKGIIAHLVPDGVDVDFKLLEEEIDEDCEVVKLRLKLDLKKLEFEDEQKRREHELSMKQLENEQQKRDHELELARLTGSQSPISGNEDSRMLKYVPKFDESDVVEFFIAFEKVAANFNWSEDKWAFMAQTAFSGKALKAWASLSLEDSKDYAKVKEAILRIYEMVPEAYRVKFRDSRKSSNQTFVEFAREMEKHFENWLRSSDVNYIVAREAKFAVVDTLPIPEVDVVLANDLAQGKVSCNPTVFANPQVLVPKPETVLVTTRSGKSTDFEVEHPDLESLFNADSLDHVSNNKSICSEKVMNWNRDDLVRVQNEDIEIKNIKIKLKEGKGVDYEVDNEVLYKVIVPIRKREGNLLKHRVIVVPSKFRNGILRKAHDDLFAGHLGITKTFDRVRKNFYWKGLKRDVKKYCKTCHQCQISGKPNMVIPKAPLSPIPSLGEPFEHVVIDVVGPLPRSKVGSEYVLTIIDRLTRYPEAIPLKSQKARVIAKHLITYFSRFGLPKTIQSDRGTNFLSKLLLQQLKNFGIEHKPSTPYHPESQGIVERFHQTLKAMIRKMCNEKQVTLEA; from the exons ATGGAAATTGAAACTACTGACGATGCCGCTCGTTTTCTTAGTAGAGACAATTGGCGTAGTAAATTGTTTACTATTAAAAAGTCGGAACTGCTGGTTGTGTCGGATTATTTAGAGTTGGATTTTACGCTTAGTAGTACTAATGATGACATAAGGAAAGGTATTATAGCGCATCTTGTTCCGGATGGAGTGGACGTTGACTTCAAGCTTttggaagaagaaatcgacgaagacTGTGAGGTAGTGAAGCTTCGACTGAAACTTGATTTGAAAAAACTCGAGTTTGAAGATGAACAGAAGCGGCGTGAACATGAACTTAGTATGAAGCAGTTAGAAAATGAACAGCAGAAACGTGATCATGAGTTGGAGTTGGCCAGGCTGACGGGTTCCCAATCTCCCATTTCTGGTAATGAAGATTCCCGTATGTTGAAGTACGTACCAAAGTTTGACGAGAGTGACGTCGTAGAATTTTTCATAGcttttgagaaggtagcagcaaaTTTCAATTGGAGTGAGGATAAGTGGGCATTCATGGCTCAGACTGCTTTCTCCGGGAAGGCCCTAAAGGCTTGGGCTTCTCTGTCGTTAGAAGATAGTAAAGATTATGCTAAAGTGAAAGAAGCCATTTTAAGGATTTATGAGATGGTTCCTGAAGCCTACAGAGTAAAGTTTCGTGACAGTCGAAAATCCTCCAATCAAACTTTCGTGGAGTTTGCTCGTGAAATggagaaacattttgaaaattgGTTGAGATCCAGCGATGTCAATT ACATTGTTGCCAGGGAGGCTAAGTTTGCGGTTGTTGATACTCTCCCCATACCTGAGGTTGATGTTGTTTTGGCAAATGATCTTGCTCAAGGTAAAGTAAGTTGTAATCCGACAGTTTTTGCCAATCCACAGGTGTTAGTACCTAAACCTGAAACTGTGCTTGTGACAACTAGGTCAGGCAAAAGTACCGACTTTGAAGTTGAGCATCCTGATTTGGAGAGTTTATTTAATGCAGATTCATTAGATCACGTAAGTAACAATAAATCTATTTGCTCTGAAAAAGTAATGAATTGGAATAGAGATGACTTAGTAAGGGTTCAAAATGAAGACATtgagattaaaaatattaaaattaagttgaAAGAGGGTAAAGGAGTAGATTATGAAGTGGATAATGAAGTTCTCTATAAAGTAATTGTTCCTATTCGGAAACGAGAGGGAAATCTGTTGAAGCATAGGGTAATTGTTGTACCTTCTAAATTCAGAAATGGTATATTAAGAAAAGCTCATGATGATTTGTTTGCTGGTCACTTGGGTATTACTAAAACCTTTGATAGGGTTAGGAAAAATTTCTATTGGAAAGGTCTGAAAAGAGATGTCAAGAAATATTGTAAGACGTGTCACCAGTGCCAAATTTCTGGTAAGCCTAATATGGTAATTCCTAAGGCTCCCCTTTCTCCCATTCCTTCTTTAGGAGAACCCTTCGAGCATGTAGTCATTGATGTTGTGGGTCCCTTACCTCGTTCGAAAGTAGGGTCTGAGTACGTATTAACTATCATAGACAGGTTAACCAGATATCCCGAGGCTATCCCTCTTAAGTCCCAGAAAGCTAGGGTCATTGCCAAACATTTGATCACTTATTTTTCTAGGTTTGGTCTTCCTAAAACCATCCAGTCTGATCGTGGAACTAATTTTTTATCTAAACTATTGCTGCAGCAGTTGAAGAATTTTGGAATTGAACATAAACCTTCTACTCCATACCATCCGGAGTCACAGGGAATTGTAGAAAGATTCCACCAAACTTTGAAGGCAATGATTCGGAAGATGTGCAATGAAAAG caggtgacgttggaggcgtga
- the LOC137641314 gene encoding uncharacterized protein isoform X1: MEIETTDDAARFLSRDNWRSKLFTIKKSELLVVSDYLELDFTLSSTNDDIRKGIIAHLVPDGVDVDFKLLEEEIDEDCEVVKLRLKLDLKKLEFEDEQKRREHELSMKQLENEQQKRDHELELARLTGSQSPISGNEDSRMLKYVPKFDESDVVEFFIAFEKVAANFNWSEDKWAFMAQTAFSGKALKAWASLSLEDSKDYAKVKEAILRIYEMVPEAYRVKFRDSRKSSNQTFVEFAREMEKHFENWLRSSDVNYIVAREAKFAVVDTLPIPEVDVVLANDLAQGKVSCNPTVFANPQVLVPKPETVLVTTRSGKSTDFEVEHPDLESLFNADSLDHVSNNKSICSEKVMNWNRDDLVRVQNEDIEIKNIKIKLKEGKGVDYEVDNEVLYKVIVPIRKREGNLLKHRVIVVPSKFRNGILRKAHDDLFAGHLGITKTFDRVRKNFYWKGLKRDVKKYCKTCHQCQISGKPNMVIPKAPLSPIPSLGEPFEHVVIDVVGPLPRSKVGSEYVLTIIDRLTRYPEAIPLKSQKARVIAKHLITYFSRFGLPKTIQSDRGTNFLSKLLLQQLKNFGIEHKPSTPYHPESQGIVERFHQTLKAMIRKMCNEKVGLWEEYLPYLLFAVRSIPNESTNFAPFNLVFAHKVRGPLDLLREVWEGNGPSEVNIADLINDGKGKLYEMWEIAKSNLLKSQSKMKSLYDLKSKERVFVPGDKVLVLSQGVRGSLQNKFLGPFEVLSKVNDLNYIIKLPDRNLQCHINMLKKYFEREKTVVLSVSEEVNSKCVTSEKEFAWPGNNSVLLPNVCRSPILSTNQINGLLKVLMKFPETVRDTPGRTTLVQHDVELENETPIKQAPYRLNPVKKEFVEKEINYLLTNNLITPSSSSWSSPIVVVAKENGQNRLCIDYRKVNKATKADSFPIPRVDDCIDKVGNSKFITKIDLLKGYYQVPLSNRAKEVSAFVTADGLYQFEVMPFGMRNAAATFQRLMAMVTRGIKNCVVYIDDIIVYSNDFETHLVILEELLTALSNAGLVINLSKSVFCEATVTFLGHVVGKGEVLPKEVNVAKIKEFPVPSSKRELQRFLGMAGYYSRFVANYSDVVAPLTNLLRKHSKFVWDEKCKESFEIVKCVLTSSPVLRAPNFELPFSLAVDASDQGVGAVLLQVCEDGVSHPISYFSKKLNKHQVKYSVIEKEALALILSLLHFEAYISAQSGKVMVYTDHNPLKYIQQFNNKNRRLTRWAMFLQYYNLEVIHIPGKDNNIPDALSRM; encoded by the exons ATGGAAATTGAAACTACTGACGATGCCGCTCGTTTTCTTAGTAGAGACAATTGGCGTAGTAAATTGTTTACTATTAAAAAGTCGGAACTGCTGGTTGTGTCGGATTATTTAGAGTTGGATTTTACGCTTAGTAGTACTAATGATGACATAAGGAAAGGTATTATAGCGCATCTTGTTCCGGATGGAGTGGACGTTGACTTCAAGCTTttggaagaagaaatcgacgaagacTGTGAGGTAGTGAAGCTTCGACTGAAACTTGATTTGAAAAAACTCGAGTTTGAAGATGAACAGAAGCGGCGTGAACATGAACTTAGTATGAAGCAGTTAGAAAATGAACAGCAGAAACGTGATCATGAGTTGGAGTTGGCCAGGCTGACGGGTTCCCAATCTCCCATTTCTGGTAATGAAGATTCCCGTATGTTGAAGTACGTACCAAAGTTTGACGAGAGTGACGTCGTAGAATTTTTCATAGcttttgagaaggtagcagcaaaTTTCAATTGGAGTGAGGATAAGTGGGCATTCATGGCTCAGACTGCTTTCTCCGGGAAGGCCCTAAAGGCTTGGGCTTCTCTGTCGTTAGAAGATAGTAAAGATTATGCTAAAGTGAAAGAAGCCATTTTAAGGATTTATGAGATGGTTCCTGAAGCCTACAGAGTAAAGTTTCGTGACAGTCGAAAATCCTCCAATCAAACTTTCGTGGAGTTTGCTCGTGAAATggagaaacattttgaaaattgGTTGAGATCCAGCGATGTCAATT ACATTGTTGCCAGGGAGGCTAAGTTTGCGGTTGTTGATACTCTCCCCATACCTGAGGTTGATGTTGTTTTGGCAAATGATCTTGCTCAAGGTAAAGTAAGTTGTAATCCGACAGTTTTTGCCAATCCACAGGTGTTAGTACCTAAACCTGAAACTGTGCTTGTGACAACTAGGTCAGGCAAAAGTACCGACTTTGAAGTTGAGCATCCTGATTTGGAGAGTTTATTTAATGCAGATTCATTAGATCACGTAAGTAACAATAAATCTATTTGCTCTGAAAAAGTAATGAATTGGAATAGAGATGACTTAGTAAGGGTTCAAAATGAAGACATtgagattaaaaatattaaaattaagttgaAAGAGGGTAAAGGAGTAGATTATGAAGTGGATAATGAAGTTCTCTATAAAGTAATTGTTCCTATTCGGAAACGAGAGGGAAATCTGTTGAAGCATAGGGTAATTGTTGTACCTTCTAAATTCAGAAATGGTATATTAAGAAAAGCTCATGATGATTTGTTTGCTGGTCACTTGGGTATTACTAAAACCTTTGATAGGGTTAGGAAAAATTTCTATTGGAAAGGTCTGAAAAGAGATGTCAAGAAATATTGTAAGACGTGTCACCAGTGCCAAATTTCTGGTAAGCCTAATATGGTAATTCCTAAGGCTCCCCTTTCTCCCATTCCTTCTTTAGGAGAACCCTTCGAGCATGTAGTCATTGATGTTGTGGGTCCCTTACCTCGTTCGAAAGTAGGGTCTGAGTACGTATTAACTATCATAGACAGGTTAACCAGATATCCCGAGGCTATCCCTCTTAAGTCCCAGAAAGCTAGGGTCATTGCCAAACATTTGATCACTTATTTTTCTAGGTTTGGTCTTCCTAAAACCATCCAGTCTGATCGTGGAACTAATTTTTTATCTAAACTATTGCTGCAGCAGTTGAAGAATTTTGGAATTGAACATAAACCTTCTACTCCATACCATCCGGAGTCACAGGGAATTGTAGAAAGATTCCACCAAACTTTGAAGGCAATGATTCGGAAGATGTGCAATGAAAAGGTTGGTTTGTGGGAAGAATATCTTCCTTATttgttgtttgcagtacggtctataCCAAATGAGTCAACAAATTTTGCTCCATTCAACTTGGTGTTTGCGCATAAAGTAAGAGGTCCATTAGACTTGTTAAGGGAAGTTTGGGAAGGTAATGGGCCGAGCGAAGTGAATATTGCTGATTTAATTAATGATGGTAAGGGCAAACTTTACGAAATGTGGGAAATAGCAAAGAGTAATTTACTGAAGAGTCAAAGCAAGATGAAGTCTTTGTATGATTTAAAATCTAAGGAAAGGGTCTTTGTTCCTGGAGATAAAGTACTGGTTTTGTCACAGGGTGTAAGAGGTTCGTTACAGAATAAGTTTTTGGGACCCTTTGAAGTTCTAAGCAAAGTGAATGATTTGAATTACATTATTAAGCTTCCTGATCGTAATTTGCAATGTCATATTAACATGTTAAAAAAGTACTTTGAGCGAGAGAAAACAGTGGTTTTGTCTGTTTCAGAGGAGGTTAATTCGAAATGTGTAACTTCAGAGAAAGAATTTGCTTGGCCGGgtaataattctgttttgttacctaATGTGTGTAGAAGTCCTATCCTGAGTACTAACCAAATTAATGGATTACTGAAAGTGTTAATGAAGTTCCCCGAAACTGTCAGAGATACACCAGGTAGGACCACTTTAGTACAGCACGATGTTGAATTAGAGAATGAAACGCCAATTAAGCAAGCCCCTTATCGCTTAAATCCTGTTAAGAAagaatttgttgaaaaggaaataaactatttgctAACTAATAATTTAATTACACCCAGCAGCAGTTCGTGGAGCTCACCAATTGTAGTTGTTGCAAAGGAGAATGGACAAAATCGATTATGCATTGATTATCGCAAGGTCAACAAAGCAACAAAGGCAGATTCTTTTCCTATTCCGCGTGTTGACGATTGCATTGATAAGGTAGGAAATTCAAAGTTCATTACGAAAATTGATCTCCTAAAAGGATATTACCAGGTCCCTTTGAGTAATCGAGCAAAGGAGGTATCGGCGTTTGTGACAGCTGATGGTTTGTATCAATTCGAAGTGATGCCCTTTGGCATGCGGAACGCCGCTGCCACTTTTCAACGATTAATGGCCATGGTTACTCGGGGAATAAAAAATTgtgttgtttatattgatgatatcatcgtttATTCTAATGACTTTGAAACTCATCTGGTGATTTTGGAGGAATTGTTAACTGCTCTGTCCAATGCTGGTTTGGTGATTAATCTCAGCAAGTCTGTCTTTTGTGAAGCTACTGTAACCTTTTTGGGTCATGTAGTTGGGAAAGGTGAAGTACTTCCTAAAGAGGTTAATGTTGCAAAGATTAAAGAATTCCCTGTACCTTCATCAAAGAGAGAATTGCAGAGATTCTTAGGAATGGCTGGTTACTACAGCCGTTTCGTTGCTAATTATTCAGATGTTGTTGCACCTTTAACCAACTTGTTGAGAAAGCATTCCAAATTTGTGTGGGATGAAAAATGTAAAGAGTCATTTGAAATAGTTAAATGTGTATTGACTTCTAGTCCCGTTCTCAGGGCACCAAACTTTGAACTTCCTTTTAGCCTTGCGGTAGATGCCTCGGATCAAGGGGTAGGTGCTGTTCTGCTGCAGGTGTGTGAGGATGGAGTAAGTCATCcgatttcatatttttctaaaaaattGAATAAGCATCAGGTTAAGTATTCAGTGATAGAAAAAGAGGCTCTTGCTCTTATATTATCTCTTCTGCATTTCGAAGCATATATTAGTGCTCAGAGTGGTAAAGTTATGGtatatacagatcacaatccactgaAATATATCCAgcagttcaataataaaaatcgTAGACTTACCCGCTGGGCAATGTTTTTGCAGTATTATAATTTGGAAGTTATTCACATTCCTGGCAAAGATAACAATATACCAGATGCCCTGTCTAGAATGTAA